The Tepidisphaeraceae bacterium sequence CAGGCTGGGCACGCAGCAGGCGTCGACCACGCGCAGCACCGACGGGCCGACCAACGGGTACAGCGTGCGCAGCGCGGTGCCGGCGGGGTCGGCCGTGGCGATGACCGCGCGCCAGTCCATGGACAGCAGCGCCCCCATGACCTTGGTGATGTCGGCAGTGATCTGCTCGTCGACCATGTGGACGATGCCCAGCGTGTAGACGCGGACCTCGGCACCGTTGACCTTGACGGTATCGAACGTGCCTTTTGGTGTTGGTGGCTGCACTCGTTTAGCTCCTGGTAGGGACAAGGCCGCTGCCCCCGATTAGAGGGGCAGCGGCTGTTCGGCTTGACGGTCGGTCTAGGGGAGCGCGATCGTCGGCACGGCGCCGAGCGGGTAAAGGACGCGGCCGGCGGGCTGGACCGAGTCGTTGAGCTTCTGCACCACCGTGACGTCGAAGTTGATGCGGCTGTAGTCGGTCTCGCTGAACGCCGGCGACTGCCCGTCGATCGTCGCGCGGAACGAATCGCGGGCGACGATCTCCGGGTTGACGGTGTCGGCCCCGTCCGTCCATAGCACCTGGCCGAGCACGCTGATCTTCGAGGCCGTGTGCGGGTTGAATTGCCGCTTGCTGCTGGCGATGACGTTGGGCGTGAAGCTGACCTTGATCGTGGCGCCGGCGGTGATCGTGCTGCCCGGTGGGATGTAGATGTAGCCCCGCTTCAGCATGTAGGGGTCGGCGATCCAGTCGGTGCCCTGCGCCTTGCTGGTGGCGCCGACCAACACGGACTGCACGCTGGCGATGTCGTACATGTTCAGCCCGCCGGCGTCGAGCAGCGGCACGATCGAGTCCGGCCACGCCAGGTGCTCGCGGTCGGTGACCGGCGACGCCGACTGCGAGTACAGTGCGACGGCCGATGCGCCCCAGATGAAGATCTTGTTCTCGAGCGAGCAGTTCAGCGTCGAGATCGTGAACTTCTCGGTCGTCTCGATCGTGCGCGACTCGACCTCGATCAGGTTGCCGTTGCGGGCATCCTTTGCGGTGATCTTCGTCCGCTGCATGTCGGGCACGACGACGTTGATGCTGCCGACGTCGCGCCAGCCGCCGATCTGCGCCCAGTCGTTGACGGGGTCGGCGAGGGCGCAGCGAAACATGCTGCCGCCCTGAAACATGCGTTGGTTGTTAATGACACTCATGGGGAATTCTCCGTTCGTGGGGGTTTCAGAACGATCGGCGGGGATCGGTCTTCTTGACGAGGTACGGGACGATGAACCAGACGTAGAGGCAGATGATTCCGTCGCCGGCCTGGTCGCCGTCGGTCAACGGGGGCTGCGGGACGACGTCCTTCGATAGCAAGCCGCCCAGCCGGGGGTTGGACATAACGGCTCGCTCGACGTCGCTGCGCATCATGTTCAGCTTCGACTCGATCGGCGTTGGATCCTGCTGGCTCATCCGCGCGTAGCACGCGAAGACGAAAGGCTGGCGCCAGCCGATGTGAGTCGCCCTGGGAATGGCTGGGTCGTCGTCGATCTGGCTGTCCAGCTGAAACAACTGGATGCTGCCGTCGGCTGGCGACGATGGGACTGACACGACGCGCGACGCCACGGCGTCGAAGCTGTAGCCGTCGGCCTTCTTGATCGATTGTGCGGCATCCAGCAGGCGGATCGCGATGCGCTCGACGACGGGCAGTTCTTCCTCGGCCATTAGGCGTTCTCCGGTAAGTTGAGGGCGAGCAGGTCGTCGAACTTGTCCGTACCCTTGCGCTGCACGAATCGGCTGATCTGGCTGAGGACGTTCTTCGTCAGGTCACCCTGTAGTGCCGCGACCTCGCGGTCGAGGACGTCGGGCGCGTTGGCCAAGTAGCCCGCCAGCGTCTTGCCGAACCGCTCCTGGATCGGTAGCCGCGGCACCCGCTTCCGTTCGTCCACGGTGCCGTCCGGCCGCACCAGATTGGACTTCGTGTAGTGCAGGGCACCAGCGCGGTAGTGGATCTGCTCCTGCAGCGACAGTTCGCTCAACGCGATCAGCCGCTTGCGTTCGAAGACGCCGCGGTGACCGCTCTTCATAATCGCGATGAAGGCGTCCTTCAGCAGTTCTCGGCCCTTCGTCCGACTCACCAGAACGGAGACGCCGTCTTTCGTCTCGCGCGTGCCGCGGAACTTCATCACCGGGATTGGCCGATGCTTGACGTCGATCCGAGCCTCGACCGTCGAGCCCACCGTTCGGGCATCGGAGAGGCTGATGCGCTTTAGGCGGATCTCGGCGCGAACATCGCGTGACGGAAGGTTGATCTCCTTGACCAGCACCCGCGTGATCCGCGTGCGCGCGGTGGCCATGGTCCGGTTGCCAGCACTCATGGCCACGCGGAACGCCGTACGGGGGTCGCGTGGGAAGACCTTGCTCGGGTCCGGGTCGAACTGAAGGGTTAATTCCATCATCGCACCAACACGACGACCTCGCCGCCGTCGACGGAGATCAGCCTGTGAAACGGTCGCGTCCGCGCCGGCTCGCCCTTGCGGATCGGGACGTCGACCTTCCACGTCCCCAGGTCCAGCTCGGCCGGGTCGATGCCCTTGAACGGGTGATTCAGGAAGCTGATGGCGATCTGCGGGAACGACCCGGGCTGCCCACCGGTCATCTCCTCCGAGGGCTTCCAGTCGATGATCACCTTCACCGAACGCGGACGACCCTCGCCCGGACGTAGGATGACCGGGGTCTTTTCAGCGAACGCATCCATGAACGCGTCGCCCGCCTCGGCAAGAATGTCGTCCCAAGCCATCGCTGTGCCCTCTTCACGAAAACGCCCGCAACGAAGTGACTCGCCGCGGGCGTGGTTCCTTGTCACAGGCGACTTACTTCGCGGCCTGTTCACGCGCCTTGCGGGCGGCGTGGATCTGCTTCAGCCGCTCGGGCCCGACCTCGACCGTCTTGTCGGCTCGGATCTGGTCGTCGCTCTTCCCGTCGTAGTAGGACAGGGGCTTGCCCCCGATGACCGGGTCGAACGGCGCCTTCGGCGGATCCGCGGGCGGGTTCGTCGAGCCCGTGTTGCCGGTGCCGGTGGTGGTGGTAGCGGTGGAAACGGTTTCCACCTTCGGCGGGTCACCGGCCGGGAGCTTCTGAGCCTGCTCGCGGGCGGCTTCCTCTTCCAGCCGGAAGAGATCGGCCCGGGCCGCCTGCAGACGTTCCGCAGCGGTTGGCGCGGGATTGGTCACCGCCGGCTGAGTCGCCTGCACGCCGGACGTCGCCACTTCGGCCGGGTCACGGGATGCGAGCGGGGTTCCGGTGGACAACGCGACCTGCGTCGCCAGGCTCTGCGCCGGCTGCGCGCCGTTGGCTTCGTGCGTCAGCGGCGTCGAGGCATCGACCTCCTTGACCGCGCCGAGACGCAGCCAACGCTCGACGGTCGTGCCGTTGGCAACGATCTGCTCTTCGCTGATGACGTTGCCCTGCACGTACTGGCCCGCGCCCTGATGGACTACTTCGTATTTCTTCACGGCGTTCTCCTTGCAAAAGGGTTTCACTCAAACGAACCAGCGCCGACCGGTTTCCCGACCGGCGCTGGGGCTGGGCTGTCGGGACGCGGTTAGGCACCGATCGCGACCTTGACGATCGCCTTGGGACGGGTCAGCACCGGCCCACCGTTGTGGCCGCGGTGCACCTCGATCTTCGGGGGCGTCTCCTTCGGGGCGTTGATCCCGCGCACGTAGTCCTTCACGTACTCGTAGCTGCCGGGCGTGCCGGCCGGGTTGTTGAGGTTGCGCGTCATCCGGTAGGCGCCGACGCGGTCGCCCTCCTGACGCCGGCCGACGAGCGTGCCGTTACCGTTCGTGATGAACTTCGTGTACGTGTTGGCGTCGTTCTTGTAGCCGCGGTCGTAGACGACGATCTCGGGCAGGTCCTCACCCATGATGATCCGGTTGGCCTCGGCGATGCTGTTGACCGTGCCACCGCCAAGCGTGCGGCGCCCGCCCAGGTCGGCGGCGTTCGAGTTCTTCAGCATGTTGTTGGCATCCACGCGGTTGATGAAGAACATGCTGGACGCGTTGAAGTCCACGCCGAACTGGCTGCCCATCTGCTGCATCGCGCGCAGGTCGGCCAGCGGCGTCGCCGTCGCCGGCACGCCCCAGTTCGACCCGGTGTAGCTCTGGATCGCGAACGTGTCGGTGTACACGAGCGTGCCACCCTTGCCCGAGACGCTGAACGTGCCGGTCGTCAGCAGCAGCCAGCAGATCTGCCGGATCCGGTTGACCTCGCGGGCGACGAGTTGGCGCTGGCGCGTCAGCACCGAGTCCTCAATGGACACGACGGCCTCGCCGATCACGCTGCCGCCGCGCTCGGTCAGTTCCTTCTCGGTGACCGTCTCGAACTCGCCGTAATAACCGGGCTCGGCAACGTAGCTCTTGTTGCCGACCGGCTTCACGTGCTGCGGCGCGCCGTCGAGGCCGCGCAGCTGCTGGAGGCCGAGGTCGTCGTCCTCAACGGACCACTGCAGCAATGCAGCGTTGACCGTCTCGATCGGGAAGATGCTGAAGAGCGGGTCGTTGGCGATCTCCTGCGCCATCAACTCGGGGCCGAGTTCCTGCAGCTCGCGGGCTTCGGGATATAGGTACGTGGGCATGACTGGTTACTCCGGTTCAAGGCAAGACGTCGCCGTGCCCACGTCGAGCCGGATGGCTCGCTGAGGGTCGGACCGCGTCGGATTGGTAATGGTGACACGGGTGGCCGCGCGGCCACGCCATTACGGGATGCGGATGTCGCCGCTCGGCAGCACGCGGGCGTGCATGACGGTCGCCGCGTTGGCGTCCCAGCCGATCAGGTCGGCCGCGTGGAACGTGCCGGCGACGTAGACCTGGCCGTCGCCGTGCGGCAGGTTCATGCTGCTGGCGACGCCGCTGGTGCCGAGATAATGCTTGCCGTTGGCGTCGGTGACGGTGTCGTGCGTCAGGATCGCGACCGGGACCTGCGTCCCGTCGGCGTTACCCGACGCGTAGGGGTAAAGCTTGCTGTCGGCGATCTTCTTGCCGAGCACGCGACCCTTCAACAGGGTCTGGCTCGGCCCGAGGCTGGCGGCTTCGAGGCGGGCATCGTGGGGGAAGACGGCCGGCTCGAGCTTGTTCATCGCGAACGATTCAAGTTCCGTGGGCATGACTGTTCTCCGATCTCAAAAGTTAGTGGACGCTGGAAGACTGACGGGAATGCGTGAGGCGAGGAGCCTCACTTTACGCTACGCGTTAGGGTCAAGTGCACGATGCACAAGGCCCTTGCCACAGATCAGGCCGTCTTTGCAGGGAGGCCCTGCTGCTTGCGCAGTTCGTTCATACGTGCGAGCGACGAAACCGCGGGCTGATCGCCTGTGGGCGTGTTGATGGCCGAGCCGTGTCCCGCGTGGCTGGGGTCGATCTCGCCGATCTTCTTCTGCAGCTCGTCGTTCTTCTGACCGGCCGCGGTCAGCTTCGCCTTCACGTGGTCGGCGTAGGCGACCTTGTGCTCGGCAATGGGCGCTTCGATGTCGAGGCGGTCCATCACGAAATCCTTGTCTTCCGGGAACGCCGCCTTCAGCTCGCTGGCGGTGGCGTTGTTGGGCTTCGTCGCGGCAATGGCCTTGTCGACGAGCGGCTGCGCGACCTCCTGCAGGTGGTCGGGGTGAGCGGCGACGTACGCGATGAATTGTTCGCGGTCCATATTGGCGATCCTTTCTTTCTCCGCGGACATCGCCGCGTCTAGTGGTTGAACTCGGTCGATTAAACGTTTGGTGACGGCCTCGGCCGCGATCCACACGCGGCCGTCGGCCAGCGCCCGGGCCTCGGCGTCGCTCATCTGGCGACGCGTGGCCACCCAGGCGACGAACTGCTCATAGAGGGCGTCGACGCCCCGCTGCGACTCGGCGACCAGCTCGGGCGGCACGGAGCCATCGGCGCCGGCACCCTTCACCCCGCCGGAACTGACGACGGTGAACGTGATGCCCAGGTCCGCCCAGAACTTGGTGTCGTCGGTCCACAGCTCGAACGCCCCGATGCTGCCGACCTCGGCGATCGAGTTGGCGACGATCGTGTCGCAGGCAGCGGCGAGCCAGTAGCCGCCAGAGGCAGCCTGGTCAGACACGACGGCCATCGTCGCCTTTCCGGTGGCGTCGGCGCGGCGGCGGATGAAGTCGCCCAGCTGCACGGTGCCGGCGGCCATGCCCCCGGGGCTGTCGATCACGAATGCGACGGTGCGCACGGCCGGATCGTTGAACGCGGCGTCGACCAGGCCCTGAATGCGGTCGGCGGCGCAGAGGCCGTAATAGTCGTCCCACCAGGTCTCATACTTCGTCAGGACGCCGATCACGTCGATGCGGGCCACGCCGTCGGCGACCGTGTACCCGGCCGGACCGGGCGCGGGCGTCTGCATGCCATCGCCGGCGACGTCCTTGGCGATGCGCCGTGCCAGCTCACGAACGCGCGGCTCGCTCATGACCCACTGGCCCGAGATCGACTGAATCAGCGCAGCCTTGGCCGCGGGCGTGTTGGCGATGTTCCTGCTCATCGGTTGGTTTCCTCGTCGTCAGCGTCGGCGTCGTCCTCTTCGTCTTCTTCATCCTCGTCGTCGTCAGGCTCAGGCAGCTGCAGCGGCGTGGTGCCAGCCGCACCAGCGACGCCGATCGGGGGCAGACCGTTCTCGGCCCGCAGCTTGTTCCAGATCGCGAAGTTCTGGCAGACCACGGCGGGATCCATGCCTCGCTCGGTCAGGTAGGAGATCGGATCCTCGATCCCCATCGCGATCAGCTTCTCGATGCCCGGCGCATCCTTCGACGGCTCGGTCAGCGGTCGCCCCGTCGGCGTCCACTCGTAGGCCCACGCGTCGTTGGGAACCGGCCCGACCCAATCGCTCGCCTTGACCCACTTGCTCACCAGCCAGGGCCAGAGCCTCGCGAAGACGCTGGCGTTGTAGTGCCACTGCTCGATGTCGCTGGTGCGCTGCTCCTGCAGGGCCGTCGACCGGCTCACCGAGTAGTTCGCCTTCGTGAAGTCCAGCAGCACGCGTTCGAGCGTCAGGCCGAACCGCAGGCCGACGAACCGGCAGAACGTGCGGATTGCATCGGTGAAGTTCGTCCCGGGGTGCTGGGGGTTGAACGACGTGACGCTCTCGCCCTCATAGACGATGTTGATCATTCCCGGCTCGATCACCCGGCCGCGGACCGGGTTGCCCGCGGCGTCGAGGACGATCGAATCCCGGGCGTTCGTGGGCCGCTTTCCCTTCACGGTGACGATCAGGGCCTGCGACGCGCCAACCCGCATGGCCACCACGGCCGCGTCCAGCACACCGATGATCTGTTCGAAGAGCGAGTAGAGGCCGTAGAACGACGGGATGCCGCGGGTGACGTTGTACCGGCCACCCGTACGGGGCATGAAGATCACGTCGCGTGCCAGCAGACGCTTCGGACGACGCATGCGGCCGGGCCCGAGCTCGCTCACCCAATAGGCGACCGGCGCGCCGGACGGACCGAACTCGACGCCGTCGACGATGTTGCGGTCGTAGTAGCCGGGCGGCGTCTCGAAGGCGTCGCCCTCCAGCAACTGCGTTTCAGGACCGTAGCCGCGATCGATCAACAGCCAGGCGGAATCGCCGTCGCGATGGCTGCCCGTGTAATTCATGTCCTGCATATGGTCGAAGCTGAACGTGCGGCGCACGTCGAACAGCTTCCCGTCGACCAGCCGCTTCCACCGATCGTTGATCTTGTCCTTGAAGATGCCCTCGGCCGTCGACCGCAGGCGGATGCCGGTGCCGATCACGTTCTCGCTCGACCGCTGCAGCACGCTGGACGCCAGCGCGTTGTTGCGCGTGAGGTGTCGGGAACGATTGCGCATGTGGCGCTGATCTTCCGCGACCGACTGCGCTGGCAGCCCATCGGGACCGAGGATCGTGCCCGTGCCCCACGCGTCGTCGAGCCGCGTTCGAATGCTGTCGTTGTATGACATGGTGGTGGTTACCGCGGGCGACCGAACATGGCGAGCTCGATGCTGGGGTCGATGTACGCCTCCTCTGCCGGCGGATTGGCGGCGACCTTCTCTTCCAGGTCTTTGATGATCGCGTCGAGCGCCTTCAGGTCGACCTGCTGCCATTGCTTGCCGGTATGGCCGATCGCCTGACCGCCCTCGGCGATGCGCCGGCGGATGTGCCGGTACAGCTTCAGTTCCTGCGCGGGCGTGTAGTCCGGCAGCGCGTCGATCTCTTCGGGGGTGAGCATCAGTACATCCCTTTATAGGAATTGACGAACGAACGCTGCGGGGCCGCGCCGGCCTGGACGGCCGGGGGCTGCTCGCCCGGCATCGATTCGAGCAGCCGCACGCCTGCCTTGTGAGCGGCGACGCAGGCCAACTCGAAGGCGTCGCCCCAGTGGTTGTTCTCGCGGACCTGGTGCCACTGCAACACGTTGCCCAAACGCGGGTCGAACTTGTACCGCTGGCGTTCGGCCGTCAGGTGCTTGGCGTACGTGCGAAGCCGGAGCAATTCGCGCTGTACGGCGGCGCGATCGACGAGGCCGACGGTCGGGTCGAATACCGTCATGGCCCCGTGTCGGTCGAGGGGCGTGACCATCCGGGCCGCCATGAACGACTTCCAGTGGTCCGAGTTCACGTCGATGAACTGGTCACCGGTCGCGAGCGATTCAACGAGGTCGTAATGGTCGCCGGCCTCGATCAGCTTCGTCTTCTGTCGACGCACGCGGCGCTGGGTCGCCCCGTAACCCTGCGTCGGGTAGTACCACTCGCCGCTCTCGCGGCAGAACTGGAAGATCGCGTTGGTGCTGCCGGGCCAACGGGCGTCAATGCACACGACGCTTGCCGCGATCGTGCCGTTGCGAACGGTCCATTGACGGGTGGCCACGGCGTCCCGCCAGTCGCGGAAGGCCAGGAGGATCGCCTCCTCGATGGCCATGATGTCGCTTGGGACCTCGATCACGTCGAACGCGATGACGTGCGGCCCGCCACCCGTCCGCCATGCGACCGCGTTCCAGTACGACAGCCGCTGGCCGACGTCGGCGGCGATCGTCACACACTCAGTGTCGTCGGGACAGATGCCCTGCGCCAGTCCCTTGATCGTCCGACGGACGATCGAGTCCTCGTCAAACCCGTGCACGTCCTGTTGTACCGGCTTGATCGGCCGCACCCATTGCGACTGCAGCAGGTCCAGTTCGGCCTTTCCCTCGTCGGTCGCTCGCAGGGCCTTCCACTCCTCGCCGCCGACGTTCGGGAGGCGGCTGGGGCTCAGGATGCTGTTGACGGCCGTCCAGCGGAAGCCGAACGACTTCGTGGGCGGCAGGTCGCCGTAGACGTTGCCGTCCGGACCCACCACCTGTCCCCTGTGCACCAGAACGGCACGATGGTTCGCCGCGACCCGCTGCTCGTTGGTCCAGAGCACGCCGCACGCCGGGCAGGCGATCTGCGCGCTGGCGATCGCCGCCGTCTCGCTGTCGGCCTCGCGCCACCCGACGAGGTGCTCGCGTTCCGGCGTCACCCACCCCGCGCAGTGCGGACAGGGCAGGGCGATGCGAGACGCGGTGCCGTTGATGAACTCCTGCCAGATCAGGCCGTCCTCGGTCGTGACCGTGCACTCGCTGAAGATCCGGGCTGTCTCGGGAAAGGCGAGCGTCCGCTTGACCAGCTGTTTGAATTTCGTGCCCTCCCGACTGGCGCTGCCCACCTCATCGAAGCTGTCGGCCTCGGTCACGGCCAAGTTGTTGCTGGTGAAACCCGCTCGCGACGCGTCGTCACCACCGCTGGTCATGAACCGCAGGATTGCGCCGTTGCGGAACTCGACGGTGACCGACTTGCCGCCGCGGCTGCCGCCACCCGTCGTCGGCAGCAGCTCCTTGTACCGCGACGCGTTGATCACCGGCAGGAGGTTGACCGTCCATTTATCCTCGGCCATGTCCAGCGACGGGACGCCGAACACGACCGTC is a genomic window containing:
- a CDS encoding phage tail protein, whose amino-acid sequence is MELTLQFDPDPSKVFPRDPRTAFRVAMSAGNRTMATARTRITRVLVKEINLPSRDVRAEIRLKRISLSDARTVGSTVEARIDVKHRPIPVMKFRGTRETKDGVSVLVSRTKGRELLKDAFIAIMKSGHRGVFERKRLIALSELSLQEQIHYRAGALHYTKSNLVRPDGTVDERKRVPRLPIQERFGKTLAGYLANAPDVLDREVAALQGDLTKNVLSQISRFVQRKGTDKFDDLLALNLPENA
- a CDS encoding major capsid protein, translated to MPTYLYPEARELQELGPELMAQEIANDPLFSIFPIETVNAALLQWSVEDDDLGLQQLRGLDGAPQHVKPVGNKSYVAEPGYYGEFETVTEKELTERGGSVIGEAVVSIEDSVLTRQRQLVAREVNRIRQICWLLLTTGTFSVSGKGGTLVYTDTFAIQSYTGSNWGVPATATPLADLRAMQQMGSQFGVDFNASSMFFINRVDANNMLKNSNAADLGGRRTLGGGTVNSIAEANRIIMGEDLPEIVVYDRGYKNDANTYTKFITNGNGTLVGRRQEGDRVGAYRMTRNLNNPAGTPGSYEYVKDYVRGINAPKETPPKIEVHRGHNGGPVLTRPKAIVKVAIGA
- a CDS encoding head decoration protein — translated: MPTELESFAMNKLEPAVFPHDARLEAASLGPSQTLLKGRVLGKKIADSKLYPYASGNADGTQVPVAILTHDTVTDANGKHYLGTSGVASSMNLPHGDGQVYVAGTFHAADLIGWDANAATVMHARVLPSGDIRIP
- a CDS encoding S49 family peptidase, which encodes MSRNIANTPAAKAALIQSISGQWVMSEPRVRELARRIAKDVAGDGMQTPAPGPAGYTVADGVARIDVIGVLTKYETWWDDYYGLCAADRIQGLVDAAFNDPAVRTVAFVIDSPGGMAAGTVQLGDFIRRRADATGKATMAVVSDQAASGGYWLAAACDTIVANSIAEVGSIGAFELWTDDTKFWADLGITFTVVSSGGVKGAGADGSVPPELVAESQRGVDALYEQFVAWVATRRQMSDAEARALADGRVWIAAEAVTKRLIDRVQPLDAAMSAEKERIANMDREQFIAYVAAHPDHLQEVAQPLVDKAIAATKPNNATASELKAAFPEDKDFVMDRLDIEAPIAEHKVAYADHVKAKLTAAGQKNDELQKKIGEIDPSHAGHGSAINTPTGDQPAVSSLARMNELRKQQGLPAKTA
- a CDS encoding phage portal protein, with translation MSYNDSIRTRLDDAWGTGTILGPDGLPAQSVAEDQRHMRNRSRHLTRNNALASSVLQRSSENVIGTGIRLRSTAEGIFKDKINDRWKRLVDGKLFDVRRTFSFDHMQDMNYTGSHRDGDSAWLLIDRGYGPETQLLEGDAFETPPGYYDRNIVDGVEFGPSGAPVAYWVSELGPGRMRRPKRLLARDVIFMPRTGGRYNVTRGIPSFYGLYSLFEQIIGVLDAAVVAMRVGASQALIVTVKGKRPTNARDSIVLDAAGNPVRGRVIEPGMINIVYEGESVTSFNPQHPGTNFTDAIRTFCRFVGLRFGLTLERVLLDFTKANYSVSRSTALQEQRTSDIEQWHYNASVFARLWPWLVSKWVKASDWVGPVPNDAWAYEWTPTGRPLTEPSKDAPGIEKLIAMGIEDPISYLTERGMDPAVVCQNFAIWNKLRAENGLPPIGVAGAAGTTPLQLPEPDDDEDEEDEEDDADADDEETNR
- a CDS encoding terminase gpA endonuclease subunit; amino-acid sequence: MLQTQSILKGELTFAVQLALGMRTPVLRTILEFAEQEIVLPDGPRKGRRFQGRWHPAAKLFLAEIDKGIWSRVFFTGPNQDGKSLLLSIIICYLLFERGETVVFGVPSLDMAEDKWTVNLLPVINASRYKELLPTTGGGSRGGKSVTVEFRNGAILRFMTSGGDDASRAGFTSNNLAVTEADSFDEVGSASREGTKFKQLVKRTLAFPETARIFSECTVTTEDGLIWQEFINGTASRIALPCPHCAGWVTPEREHLVGWREADSETAAIASAQIACPACGVLWTNEQRVAANHRAVLVHRGQVVGPDGNVYGDLPPTKSFGFRWTAVNSILSPSRLPNVGGEEWKALRATDEGKAELDLLQSQWVRPIKPVQQDVHGFDEDSIVRRTIKGLAQGICPDDTECVTIAADVGQRLSYWNAVAWRTGGGPHVIAFDVIEVPSDIMAIEEAILLAFRDWRDAVATRQWTVRNGTIAASVVCIDARWPGSTNAIFQFCRESGEWYYPTQGYGATQRRVRRQKTKLIEAGDHYDLVESLATGDQFIDVNSDHWKSFMAARMVTPLDRHGAMTVFDPTVGLVDRAAVQRELLRLRTYAKHLTAERQRYKFDPRLGNVLQWHQVRENNHWGDAFELACVAAHKAGVRLLESMPGEQPPAVQAGAAPQRSFVNSYKGMY